One region of Bacteroidia bacterium genomic DNA includes:
- a CDS encoding DUF58 domain-containing protein yields the protein MEATDLLKKVRKIEIKTKMLSNQVFAGEYHSAFKGKGMTFSEVREYQFGDDIRNIDWNVTARFNHPYVKIYEEERELTVMLLVDVSGSKDFGTQGQLKKNLMAELCAVLSFSAIYNNDKIGIIFFSDKVEKFIPPQKGKKHILRIISELLNFKAQNQGTNIGEAIRFFTNVTKKRSTAFIISDFIDNGFEEAVKISSRKHDLIALRVFDERETNMPSIGLACFKDAETNEIRWVDTSSSTVRNNYKSWWIQKDKALNEIFLKYGIDSLKLKTDQDYVKPLMNLFKRRINK from the coding sequence GTGGAAGCTACTGATTTGTTGAAAAAAGTGAGGAAGATTGAGATTAAGACAAAAATGTTGTCTAATCAGGTGTTTGCAGGCGAATATCATAGCGCATTTAAAGGAAAAGGGATGACTTTTAGTGAAGTCAGAGAGTATCAGTTTGGCGATGATATAAGAAATATTGACTGGAATGTTACTGCAAGATTCAATCACCCTTATGTAAAAATATATGAAGAAGAAAGAGAGTTAACCGTAATGCTTTTGGTTGATGTTAGCGGATCAAAAGATTTTGGAACACAAGGTCAGTTAAAAAAGAATCTTATGGCTGAACTATGTGCTGTACTTTCCTTCTCTGCAATTTATAACAATGATAAAATTGGAATTATTTTTTTCTCGGATAAAGTCGAAAAATTTATTCCACCTCAAAAAGGGAAAAAACATATACTTAGAATTATCAGCGAACTGTTAAACTTTAAAGCACAAAATCAAGGAACTAATATTGGTGAGGCCATCAGATTTTTTACTAATGTTACAAAAAAACGTAGCACTGCCTTTATCATCTCTGACTTTATTGATAATGGTTTCGAAGAAGCAGTAAAAATCTCAAGCCGAAAACATGATTTAATCGCACTTCGTGTTTTTGATGAAAGAGAAACCAATATGCCATCAATTGGTTTAGCTTGTTTTAAAGATGCCGAAACCAATGAAATTCGCTGGGTTGATACATCTAGCAGTACTGTTCGTAACAATTATAAAAGCTGGTGGATTCAAAAAGATAAAGCACTTAACGAAATCTTTTTAAAATATGGAATTGATTCCTTAAAATTAAAAACCGATCAGGATTACGTTAAACCATTAATGAATCTGTTTAAAAGAAGGATTAATAAATAG
- a CDS encoding VWA domain-containing protein — protein sequence MPNYVFANPGYLLLLVLIIPVIVWYIFKQKKSVPTIQLSTLQGFGEKRVSFRNILKHVLFGFRILCFSFLILALARPQSTNSWQNVSTEGIDIIISLDISGSMLAQDFKPDRLEASKSIAAEFINSRPNDRMGLVVFSGKSFTQCPLTTDHAVLINLFKGIKFGLIDDGTAIGEGIATAVNRIKNSNAKSKTIILLTDGVNNAGSIAPVTAAEIAKTYGIRIYTIGVGTLGQAPYPFQTPFGTQIQMMNVEIDEPVLKQIAKMTDGKYFRATNNEKLREIYKEIDKLEKTKIAIKEYRKHKEEFFPFLLIASLLFFFELIFKLTLLKKIP from the coding sequence ATGCCTAACTACGTTTTTGCAAATCCGGGATATTTATTATTACTTGTACTAATTATTCCAGTAATAGTATGGTATATATTTAAACAGAAAAAATCTGTTCCAACTATACAGTTATCAACACTACAAGGCTTTGGTGAGAAAAGAGTTTCTTTCAGAAACATTTTAAAACATGTTTTATTTGGATTCAGAATTTTATGTTTTTCATTTTTAATTCTTGCACTTGCTCGCCCACAATCTACAAATAGTTGGCAAAATGTTTCTACCGAAGGTATAGATATTATAATATCATTAGATATTTCTGGTAGTATGTTAGCTCAGGATTTTAAACCAGACAGATTAGAAGCAAGTAAAAGCATCGCTGCAGAATTTATCAATAGTCGTCCAAATGATAGAATGGGACTTGTTGTATTTAGTGGAAAAAGTTTTACTCAATGCCCTCTAACAACCGACCATGCTGTTCTTATAAATTTATTTAAAGGAATAAAATTCGGTTTAATTGATGATGGCACTGCAATAGGTGAAGGAATTGCAACTGCTGTTAACAGAATTAAAAACAGTAATGCCAAAAGTAAAACTATTATTCTGCTTACAGATGGAGTAAATAATGCAGGTTCGATAGCACCTGTTACTGCTGCCGAAATTGCTAAAACATATGGAATACGAATTTACACTATTGGTGTTGGAACTTTAGGTCAAGCTCCTTATCCATTTCAAACACCTTTTGGCACTCAAATTCAAATGATGAATGTTGAAATTGATGAACCAGTGCTAAAACAAATTGCTAAAATGACAGATGGTAAATATTTTCGTGCTACAAATAATGAGAAATTACGCGAAATTTATAAAGAAATTGATAAGCTTGAAAAAACAAAAATTGCTATAAAAGAATATAGAAAACATAAAGAAGAATTTTTTCCATTTTTATTAATTGCTTCACTTTTATTCTTCTTTGAATTGATTTTTAAATTAACATTATTGAAAAAAATACCATAA